GCTGCAGGATAGGTCTCATTCTGCAGGATGGGCCCCACAAGATCAGAGTAACAGGGAATCAGTAGAGGTTCTGTTTGCTGCAGTGAGAACACCATCTCTGGTAGCTCCACCTCACTGTGGTGAGACAACGAGATAGGGCAAACAGAAAAAGGACAGAGAAGATATCTTTACACCAGATACGGTGCATACAACTTGGTAGCACAAGGAACAAGGGATTTTACTTGTAAACAGCTGAACAGATATTTAGTCTAACCAACTTCCTATCCACACAGTCTTGGTAAGAGTTGTCATTTCATTAGATGCTTTCATTGGACCCCGACCCCAACATCACTTCTCACCTTAGAATGTAGTTGATGCAGACGACACTCTGGGGCTGCCCAGTCCGGTTGTTGTACACCACCGATGCATCCGTCTCTGCCCACACATACCCACCACCTTTCAGCAGCAGACGGTACCTGCCCATGGTAGCCTGTCCCTTAGAGAGCACTGTCCCAGACACATGATCCCAAAATAATTTTAACATGGCCAGAATATACTAGTAATATTAACAATATTTATATACACCTCATGATTCGAGGTAACTCACAGCTCTGGTGTGCTTTGTGAATGTGCTGGCAGTCAGATGTGTGGTAATACTGATACACAGACTGGCCCAGAAGTTCTGTTTCTGTATATCCAGTCAGCTCCTTGACACTAGAAACAAAATCACATGAAAAACAGTATGAAAAGTATTATGTAATATGCTTGTATTACTCGTCTCGTTTCATTAGCGTCACCAGATGAGTGTTGAGTTAGTGACTGTACCCTGAATGGCAGTAGGTGAACCTCATGTCCGGGTGATGTCCGCTCAGGAAGGTCTTGTGATTCAAGCTGGCATCCCTGATGATGCATTGTGAGATGGGTAAGGGTCGGCACATTAGGACAAGACAGGCTGACTCTGGAAGGTGAGATTGTTTCTTAATCCCAACGCAGTGAaccacctgtgtgtgtgagagacagagagaaaagagaaagtgaAGTTTGTATTTCTACAACAGAGAAGAATAAAACTCAACATGTTAACACTCTGCTTCAAACTAGCATGAAGTACTGGCCTTCAACATGTTAACACTGCTTCAAACTAGCATGAAGTACTGGCCTTCAACATGTTAACACTCTGCTTCAAACTAGCATGAAGTACTGGCCTTCAACATGTTAACACTGCTTCAAACTAGCATGAAGTACTGGCCTTCAACATGTTAACACTGCTTCAAACTAGCATGAAGTACTGGCCTTCAACATGTTAACACTGCTTCAAACTAGCATGAAGTACTGGCCTTCAACATGTTAACACTGCTTCAAACTAGCATGAAGTACTGGCCTTCAACATGTTAACACTGCTTCAAACTAGCATGAAGTACTGGACTTCAACATGTTAACACTCTGCTTCAAACTAGCATGAAGTACTGGCCTTCAACATGTTAACACTGCTTCAAACTAGTATGAAGTACTGACCTTCCATCGTGTGTGTCTTTGGTTGGCAGTTCGACCCTGAGAAGTCAGAGTGCTCTTCACACGGAGGAGGAAGTCACACTGCTGTTGTCTCTCAGTAGCTGATAGAAAGACACGATACAGAAGATAAACAATATGCCTCTTTGCTAActaatatcttgtttaaaatatGTGAAGTCCACCTTTACCTATCATTTTTGAGAGGATCTCTCTAACTTCCCTCTGGTCACAGTGGTGCATGAAGTCAAACAGACTCCTACCAATCAGATCCATCTACACGTGACATAAAAACATTTGTTGTTTAGAAAAATATTTTGGGTTTTCCATCTGTTTTGCCTTCAGTTCCAGTACAATATGAACActcaacatacagttgaagtcggaagtttacatacaccgtagccaaatacatttaaactcagtttttcacaattcatgacatttaatcctagtaaaaatggtcttaggtcagttaggatcacaactttattttaagattgtgaaatgtcagaataatagtagagagaatcatttatttcagcttttatttctttcatcacattcccagtgggtcagaagtttacatacactcaattagtatttagtagtattgcctttaaattgtttaacttgggtcaaatgtttttggtagccttccacaagcttcccacaataagttgggtgaattttggccctgacagagctggtgtaatggggtcaggtttgtaggcctccttgctcaacacatgctttttcagttctgcccacaaatgttctataggattgaggtcaggactttgtgatggccaccccaataccttgactttgttgtccttaagccattttgccacaactttggaagtatgattggggtcattgtccatttggaagacccatttgcaaccaagctttaacttcctgactgatgtcttgagatgttgcttcaatatatccacataattgtccaccctcatgatgccatccattttgtgaagtgcacaagtccctcctgcagcaaactaccccaacaacatgatgctgccaccccatgcatcacggttgggatggtattcttcggcttgcgaGGCTTCCCCTTttgcctccaaacataacgatggtcattatggccaaacaatcatatttttgtttcatcagaccagaggacatttctccaaaaagtacgatctttgtccccatgtgcagttgcaaaccgtaggctggcttttttatgacgatttcggagcagtggcttcttccttgctgagcggcctatcAGGTTTTGTCGATATAGGCCTCGTTTTACTCGttttacagatacttttgtacctgtttcctccagcatattcacaaggtactttgctgttgttctgggattgatttgcacttttcgcaccaaagtatgttcatctctaggagacaaaacgcgtctccttcctgagcggtatgacggctgcatggtcccatggtgtttatacttgcgtacgattgtttgtacagatgaaccatggcgattggaaattgctcccaagaatgaaccagacttgtggaggtctacaattttttttctaaggtcttggctgatttcttttgattttcccatgatgtcaagcaaagaggcactgagtttgaaggtaggccttgaaatacaaccacaggtacacctccaattgactcaaattatgtcaagtagcctatcagaagcttctaaagccattacataattttctggaattttccaagctgttcaaaaggcacagtcaacttagtatatgtaaacttctgacccactggaattgtgatgcagtgaattataagtgaaatcatctgtctgtatacaattgttggaaaaattacttgtgtcatgcacaaagtagatgtcctaactgacttgccaaaactatagtttgttaacaagaaatttgtggagtagttgaaaaactagttttaatgactccaacctaagtgtatgtaaacttccgacttcaactgtatgtacatatactgaacaaaaaatataaacgcaacatgtaaagtgttggtcccatgtttcataaactGAAATTAAAGATCCTAGAAacgttccatatgcacaaaaaaaaacGAATTTCTCTCAAATCTGGTGCACAAATGTTTTTACATCCCTGGTAGTGAGAATTTGTCCTTTGACAAGATAATTCATTCACCTGAcgtgtgtggcatatcaagaagctgattaaacagcatgatcattacacaggtgcaccttgtgatggggacaataaaaggccactctgaaatgtgcagttttgtcacacaacacaatgccacagatgtctcaatttTGAAGAAgcgtgcaattggaatgctgactgcaagaatgtccaccagagctgttgccagagaatttaatgttcatttctctaccataagccgttttagagaatttggcagtacatccaaccggcctcacaaccccaGACCACATGTAACGACGCCAGCTCCACATCCAGCTTTTTTtaacctgcgggatcatctgagaccagccacccggacagctgataaaactgtgaagtacagtgccttgcaaatgtATTCTTCCCCCTtgccatttttcctattttgttgcatttaaatggatttttatttggatatcatgtaatggacatacacaaaatggtcaaaattggtgaagtgaaattaaaaaatgTACTTGTCTAACTATTTATTTTGATTGCtattctgattttcgtgaccaaatTGCctactgctagctggacataatgctttgctaggctattgataaacttacacaaatgcttgacTTGCTTTGGCTGAAAAGCATATTTtctaaatctgagatgacagggtgattaacaaaaggctaagctgtgtttcaatatatttcacttgtgatttcatgaataggaatatattctagtaatatttatgtccattgcgttatgctaattagtgtcagatgatgacaacgatCCCGGACACGGGACGGGGAGTTACAACAGGATAAAGTCctcctgtgtgcaatctaagtgtcacataatctgtcacatgatctcagtatatatacacctgttctgaacggccccagagtctgcaacaccaataagcaaggggcaccatcaaGCAATTGGCACCACGAAGACCAAGGAGCTtgccaaacaggtcagggacaaagttgtggagaagtacagatcagagttaggttataaaaaaatataagaatctttgaacatcccacggagcaccattaaatccatttttttttttaaatgtaaagaatatggcaccacaacaaacctgccaagagagggccacccaccaaaacttacagaccaggcaaggagggcattaatcagagaggcaacaaagagacttgcagctgtattgctgcaaaaggttgctctacaaagtattgactttggggggtaaATAGTTATACACGCTTAAGTTCTGTTTTTTTatctttcttgtttgtttcacaaaaaaatattttgtatattcaaagtggtaggcatgttgtgtaaatctaATGATACAaatcccccaaaaatctattttaattccaggttgtaaggcaacaaaataaggAAAAATGCCAAAGAGGGTGAAAAGTTTCGCAAGCCACAGTACTTCTGTCTGTAattaagcccttttgtggggaaaaactcattctgattggttgggcCTATACCCTCCCAGACCCACCCATTTCTACgcacctgcccagtcatgtgaaattagggcctaatggttttatttcaattgactgatttccgtatatgaattgtaactctgtaaaatcattgaaattgttgcatgttgtgtttatatttttgttcagtataatatgaCTGTACCTGGTTGATGCCAGTGTGTGTCCTTATGTCCCCTGTAGTGAAGATAACTTGGCCGTTCTGAGACACCAAGAGCATGAAACCCCCAACAGCAGACTCCAGCACTGTCTCCACAGAGAAAATCCCAGCCATTGGGTATCGGCCTAAATAACACAGAGGACAATGCCTTCTACTATATTTCTAAACCCCTGAACACTCTAAAAGCCTTGACATTCCAAAAGCCCAACAGTATGTTGTTACCGTGCATGGGGAAGTGGACTGTGTCAGAGCAGACCCTGGTCTCTGGTGTGACATTGTCTCGATGGTCTAGCAGCGCTCTCAGACGCAGGTAGTCCAGTGTGAGTCTGACGATAGAAGCCTTGTCTACGTGGCCAGTCAGACCAGAGGGCAGAGGTAGCCATGCTGCCAGCTCCTCAAacaaacgtctctctctctccctcctactcttagCTGCAACACGGGACTGGGCCCGCAGCCGCTCCGTACTCACCCTGTGGTACAAGCAGCGTCATACCATTAAGAGAGAACATTTCTGAAAATAGTATGCAGTTGAGAGGAATGAAGAAAGagaactacagacagagacaggaagtgaAGGGTCCTAAGGAGCAGGGGTTGGAAcaggttcagggaacagaacagaaaactggaaaataaatacatttttcaagGAACAGAAACAGAACTTGGAATGAAAGTGATCCATACTGTTCTGGAACCTAACCATTgtttttaaaagcatgggaaccggtTGATGGCTTTCTTTTATGTTCCAGGCATCTTTTTCTAGTCCCACATCAAAACGCAACAAAGCtcctatgcaaagccctcactctgtcactcagaaacttATGCCCCGTTTACGTGACTTATTTAATATTTCATCTTTACGGAGTCTTGGCCCTCAACTGAAAAGTGTAGAGTTTTTAATTCAAGCTGGAGGAGAGTCTGTCTCTTGTCAGAGATCACTTTTATTTTGGAAGATTGCAAAATATGATCTGTTCATTCAAGACAGGATAAATATATTGTTTCTGgtaataataaaacatgttttgtttagTTACATTTTCCTCAACTTGTTTCTCGACCTTTATAGCAAGTCAAGCTAGTTTGCACTGCAGAGCAGCTGGCTAAAATCTAGGCTAGGTTAAAGATACTATCGTAGCTAACAATTTCCACCTAATAATTAGAATACAAAACAAACGTCATTGCAATAAACTTAAACAGGAGGCAAGGTCATATAATACACATTGGCTGTCAACACATTACTATTAAAATAGTACGTATAGATAGGGTGACCAGACGTCCCCGTTTTCCGGGGACAGTCCCAGGAAATGTCCCCGTTTTTAACAGTGCATTAAAAACAGACTGCAAAGTGAAATTATATTTTACGTGGCAAGAAAGACCGGGCAGCAGAGCCTACCAGTTGACTTATCAATCGCGTTGTGCTCGTCCAGCAGAGGGGGCTGCTCGCTATAGCAGCTTCATtcactcttcttcttctactaacTACTTGCTCCCGCTAGTTTTAGAGAAAACTGCTGTGGAAAACTCGGCCAGAAGCTAACAAGGTGACAAGTTCATCCACAACATCACCACCACAAACGTCTTTTCAAGCCAGGTAAGTTCCAATCGTTTGAGATACTAGCTAGTGATGTTAAAATGTCACAATTTATTATATAGATAGATGATTTGCGCCATAAGGTTTTAAATAGGTTATGCTAGATAACATTAGCTATGTCGACTAAGTTATCTAGCTAGGTTAGCCAGCTACTGTCATGGTAGCTAGGTTTAAAAAAAGTTTCATATGTAAACATGCAGTGTACAGGCTATTTTGAAAATATGATTACATTAAATGAATGAGGAAGACTGGATAGGAAGAAGAGTGAacgagagaggaggaaaggtaaAGATATGATTACAGAGCCTGCCAATTTATTATTCCATACAATGTTTTTGagataaaatacaaaaatgaagCAAACAATGGGTAGCAGTCTTTGTATTTGTccttcgtcttgtcgtgtccaatgtatatatatttttcttcgcatatctttttatatttttctaaacccttacttcaaaatactctcctgcaacccgcctcacccaatgtggtgtggaccTGCTTTTTCTCTAACATATTTTTCTTTGCCTCTTACTGGAATCTCTCCAACATAAACTAGCCAGCtaacggtcatca
The Oncorhynchus gorbuscha isolate QuinsamMale2020 ecotype Even-year linkage group LG20, OgorEven_v1.0, whole genome shotgun sequence DNA segment above includes these coding regions:
- the hif1al2 gene encoding hypoxia inducible factor 1 subunit alpha, like 2, encoding MFPHLGNSLEDACDQKLHKTKRQKDRINGQKRSRVSTERLRAQSRVAAKSRRERERRLFEELAAWLPLPSGLTGHVDKASIVRLTLDYLRLRALLDHRDNVTPETRVCSDTVHFPMHGRYPMAGIFSVETVLESAVGGFMLLVSQNGQVIFTTGDIRTHTGINQMDLIGRSLFDFMHHCDQREVREILSKMIATERQQQCDFLLRVKSTLTSQGRTANQRHTRWKVVHCVGIKKQSHLPESACLVLMCRPLPISQCIIRDASLNHKTFLSGHHPDMRFTYCHSGVKELTGYTETELLGQSVYQYYHTSDCQHIHKAHQSLLSKGQATMGRYRLLLKGGGYVWAETDASVVYNNRTGQPQSVVCINYILSEVELPEMVFSLQQTEPLLIPCYSDLVGPILQNETYPAAETAVHLRNTKIPTPEHNNEIQTYEGYSELNREDQMNMNSLSELCELDLDSLAPYIPMDGEDFLLTPVLDGILAMIEGPVLPPGLEGHCSLGKSPKSAGSFTTHQMKTLQIEPPCDSGASHTVKESEFGDHMKSVYRGGSAVFKEGPDHAGLEGLVPNEQWSEKHKSCRHPQALMAAAAWLPYRTVEYFPIHPQDGSTCLCGSPSRQVLWKYTQQPKIPSTGPQPPSNHIDEMSTCHVPFSLPVLSRLDCEVTLGPTSCLLQGSEITSFLDQAPSRFLHMTTWGINQLSTQYAHPCYAPRSAIEVSSGTSTSYAEWIT